Genomic segment of Citrus sinensis cultivar Valencia sweet orange chromosome 7, DVS_A1.0, whole genome shotgun sequence:
CTGATTTACCTATACatcatttttacatttaatttaattatttttcataaacagAAGTAGAACTCCATGATAGAAGTAAAAATTAGACGAGTTTGGACCCGGCAAAAGTTCAAGGAACCGAGTTCAACCTAATTTTTAGGGGCCGGATAAAGCAAGACCATCTTTTAAAGACCAAATCCAAATTATGCCCGACCAGGCCCGACCCATTTCCACAGTGAGAGTGGGAGCTTGATGGCAAAAAGGAAACGCCAGAATGCGGACCGAATCTACATTTGGCAGCCGgattgtttttcattttttttccagcGGAAATCAAATGGTACAGTATCCAATTGAAGACACTTGGTTACTTCACTTCGAATTGGTCACATTAGCTGATTATCGTtggtttgtttattattatataatttatgagAATGTACATGTAGTCACTcagatcatcatcattattctttttctctcagGAGCAGAGTAGATGCAGAGAATCGGCCGATTCCTCGTCATTTAGCCGCTCGGTCTACTCTGAGGTGATTTCAAGTGTCTTCTTtgcaaaataatatcaatgctagtatcttcaatttttacttgttgaaacttgaaatttcttcatttattttgtgtgtattttattttattttatttttgcccTCATAACATCTTTGAACGTAGATTAAAATGTTCCGACTACTATGTGTGATGTGTCTTCGTCGTTGCATCACGCCAGCCAGTACAATTGATTGTAAAATTTGtgtttagtttttctttttttaaatcttattggATATAATTGATTAGTGGTGGTGGAAATTCATAGTACTTGTTCAAGTTTGTCATGACCAGGAACTTCTTCTTTCAATGATGATTGTGTTGATGCTTATGAATTTCAACTATTTCATGCGTACAGATAGAAGAAGTTGGATGGGAACATCTGGTGAGGTTGAGCGAAGATCTGAAGTTCCTTAGTTTTCGTGTTATGTAAGGTTCTCTTGttctgttaatttatttctgtGAAAACAAAAGAGCTCGGGTTATGCACATGACATTAGCATATAGGAACTTGTATTTTTGCAGTACACCGTTCAGCTGCAAAAGTTTATATATGTGTCTGGCATTGCAACAATAGTGTGTTCTTTTCGGATACTTCTGTGTTGGCTCTTTTGCCTATCAATTGTGAATTGTTTGTTAACGTTTCTTCATTGTTATAGTATGCTTTATCTTTGTACTTGACTCGACTGTTTGTATAATTGAGTGCCAGAGATAAGAAGGGAAGAGTGCATTGCATGGAAATTCAATTGGATAAGAATTATCCTAGAAGCCCTCCTTCAATTTCGGCGGTGGGTATAGAATAGTCTCTTTGATCTTTTAACTTGCCACTTCAGCTGCAATGTCTGTTTGAATTTTTCCTCAGGACGTGCCATATATATTTAATCTAAAATGgtcaagaaaatcaagattgaaaGACTTGCTGCAGCAGTTCAGGGAGgtatttaacaatttaacaaatttctCTTTCTGTGCCTCCAGTTACTGCTAGAGGCCACGGTTTATGTTTGTGAGTCATTGCTTTTAATAAGGTGTGTCAACTACTTACTCTCTTACCCAGCATCTGGAGAAGCTTCAGGAAATTTGGAATATTTTGGATGAGATTGATAAATCTCTTTGGGTTATTGACCTGAAGAACCCATCTCGTGCCAATGTTTGTCGCCAAGTTAATTTGGGTGGGTCAtttgttgataaaatttaCTGAGCTTGTTTCATATTTTGGTCTGTACTCTTTCTGGTTTATAGATCTTTTTTATTCCCCTTCAGGTTATAATTGCATCATCATGTTGTCTATTCACATTGATGATCCTAGTTCCTTACCTGAGtaagatttttttctcttttttttttttaattaaaaaaaaaatccatttgtTATTACTCTGCTGTTGCTAGCTCCTTCTTTTCATTCACTACTGAATTCAACTTTTGCTAGATGCCGTTTTATGGGTTCTGATCCGATGGTGAATTCCTTGAGAAAGACGTGGCAAAGAAATAGCAAGAGATGGTATGTCTGGCAATCTCTATTTTTGGACATATAATTCTCTATCCGGTACTTATCATGTAAAGTTATGTAAAGTTTGTTGATGTATTTTTCAAGAGAAACAGTCCTTTTGATGGATATTTTGGCTTCACCTGTGTCAAGTATTTGTTTCTTCTAGCGCAAGCTCAAGCTCATTTTGTCTCTTGAGGGTTCCGATTGGCCTCAGATTAAGATGTAGACTTTCAGTAACTGAGGGAGAATGCAGGTGCTATTGtttcaataagaaaaagaCCTCCACCCTTCCCCCACCCAAATGTGAGAcatattagttatattattatttgtcctGATGCCTGAATGTACAACCATATTATTCCAGTAATCTTTGTTATAGTGGACCTGTTTACCTTATTTTCTGGAAAAGTTGATTTTGCTTGATCATCCATTCATAATTAGGTTGTATATTTTAACATAGGAACAAGGACAAACCATTTGTGGAAAATGTTGCAAATCTTCTGGAGACTCAACTACCAAGACCCCCAGAGCATGAGAATAATTATCAGCAAGTTGAATGTGGGATTTGTTATGCTCAATTTCTTCCTATTGGTATTGCTTTGTACATGGGATTAAATGCTTATGAACTTATACTTTATTGATCTATCATTGACCTTGTGATGTCGATGTAGATGAAGAGCTTGGAGCTAAGAGTGGAGGCGGAACTGATTATACATGCGATAATTCCAGTTGCAGCAAGGCTTTTCATAGCGTTTGTCTTGGGGATTGGTTGCGTTCCATCACAACAACAAGACAGTACgtttactctctctctctctcttactcttctgtttttttttttttggggggggggggggggggggtgtggAATTTGGAGTGTGGGCTTCCTTAGAATACGGGGACTTGTGCTGTTCATATGGTTCACACTGCACAGAGGAATACCGATTTGTTTGCCATTTGTTATTGTGACTAAGAGTTGGGAGTTGTAAGTTGAGCTTGTTTGTGCCATTTCCTTGGTCTGGCGTAGTCTCTATTGTTATTTCCTATTTCTTGATTGTGTCTTCATATACAGCACTTGTTTatgcaaacaaacaaaacgaAGCATTCAAGTTCACTAACCTCATTTATGTTGTAGTGAggagttaaataaaaatagtttggaggTTTTTGGAGTCATAAATAGGACATGTCTGTATCTcctttgaaaattatatatttttcttgtctttcTACTAAGCTACTTGTTTTTGGATTCGGTGTATGTTTGTTTTGCAGGTCATATGATGTTCTGTTTGGGAATTGTCCATACTGTTCAGAGCCGGTTGCTGTCAAAATCAGTATTGCAAGGAAGTAAATTCTAAGTTCCATTATATTCTTGCTGAAGTTCTCCAGATGATCCCATTACTCAAAAGGTCTTCTTGAATTCCAGGGCATGATAAGTGATATTCATCAGCATCATGGATTGTGAACAGACGAGATGGATTGTGAATAGACGAGGCTTGTTATGTCTTGTTAATGCAGCTATTGGAAAACAGCAACTGATGTACGAACATACTCTCCCCACTTGTTTCAATTCTGACCCGTGTGTGTGAttcaacaataatatattgGTTTCTATCATAATATACTTTTGTTCCAACCTTATCCATTGCCGTATGCTTTGATTGCTGTTTTTCACATCTGATGGGCCCTCCCAAAGAAATGGAGGTTATCTCAACTCtatgatttatattataggattttaatttttcttgacCACGCATCTATATCTTTAAGAGTAAGGTGCGCGATTCTGCACGTGGCGAGCTGTGGGGCCCACAGACCCCACAATCGGAGCTCGCCGCGCGCCATTTCACGCACTAGAACAGCACCCTTCTATATCTTAGTCGATTTATGCACTCTCTGCTTGAAGCTTTCAATGTGGGTAGCTGTTTGGTTGAGTCATCATTGTGTGATCCGGCACTTGTACTTATCTCAGAATGACCTTTCCTTTATATCTCATTGTTTTGCTATCCCTtctgatatttatttatttattttttctgaagTGAATTAcgtttgaaataattaaccaACTAAACATAATTCAAGTCTTGAAATATGTTTACGCAAAGCCACACTTTTAAATGATAAGAGTGTGAGCCACACTTTTAAATGTTTGAGTGAGATATTAGATGATATAGAGTATTTACTGTGCGCGTTGAGCCAATGTATCGTGATTTTATTAGTCATGTTGGAGGCACTAGTCAATGAAATCGTGAAATGTGACCCGTCATGAACAGttgatcaaaatttattagatattaaacaatgttatatttataactgTATCACTTGTCTTAAATGACAGTGGCATATAATATGAAATCACTCAAATATAAGGCagtttcttatttatttcaacGTTAGTACAATATTTTTAAGCACGAAACAAGTAAGAAAGCCACGtgacaatatttaaaaatagagCACTGATATTTGAACGCTATCAAAACACCATCAgtacaaaatatgaaatactaTTCATGTTACGATAATATTTTAGCACACAAAACAACAATTACAAAGTTGTTCACATACAGTGCAAAATTTCATGATAGTATTTTGTTGGCGgccaaatatcatttttcctaaaatattttgatgctGGTGGTAGTTTCAGTGGATGCTCCccgaattttaaaatatctcaaCTCTAGCAATTTGGTGAATGGTGAGTGGGAGGAGGAATTGCCTAACTTCTAATTGCCCGTTACATCAAGCTCCTGAGTCCTGCCCACGGCCATGCTtacattaatgaaaaaaaaaaaaaaaggaaaaaaagaaaagagaagcaaGTCGGTGTACAAAGCattgctttctttttatttcagagaagcttttttctttttttttttgggtttaatattattttcctgCGTACGGTGTGTTTCATTAACAAAGAAATGTCATCAGTTCGCTTTCTCTTCGCAATTTGCCTTTTCTGTTAAGCTTTTTAAGAGCACGTACGTACGTATTTGCCCTCTTGCAAGGCCTTTCTACCCGGTGGTAATAACATCCATTTCCTATTTTATTGTATGAGAGAAAATGACATGCCGGTATATATGGGACACATCTTGCCTTTTCACCCATCCTAAGAAGTtagattgtaatataatttttgaaaaaagaaaaagaaaaagaaaaaaacaacaagTACATAGTAGTTCGAACAACAAAGCCATTTGAAAAATTGGGACCCCATTATATATAGAAACTCTTCTGGGCTCTTGCAACCCAATTCTGTCCTTACGCGGGCAAGTGCCAGCTCTCTCGCAGCCCTTGGCTCGTATCTATCCCGACGGGACCATTTCCTTTTGGCGTGTATATATGTAAGTATCAGCTTCACAGGATTGAAAGCAGCAATAAATAGAGCTTAACCATGAAGGGACTATTCACAAAATACTAAACGTCGGTCGTCGGTGACAActaattcctttttttaaaaaataaaaaattctttgaacTCCCTATTGGCCGTAAGTAGTaagaattcaaataattatataaaattattaaaagcttttctttttccctccTCCTCATCTTCTTATTATTGCTTGCATCATAATGTAGCGAACAGTAGACAAGACTTCTTTCCTTTGTTTCAACACCCAGCAGACAACACTAAccaaagttttgaaaatggaaTCTGAATATATGCGAGTAATCATTTTCACAATTATGAAGAGGCTTTTATTGGCACAGAATACTGTGCATCAAATTCAGACTTATATATGGTACAAGCGGAGCAGAATACCCACATATTTCCCACTCCCATAATCACATTTAAAAGCACACAATGTTTATTTTCCCTCCTGCCCCTCCCTTGATATGCGTATAAGTCTTTTCACACGAATAGGGAATAATACAAAGGACGTGTACGTGAAGTAATATACATGATATGATACGGATATGGAGTACCGTCCAACTGCTTAATTAATTGGCGGGTTGAATTTATATGCCGGCAAGGCATTCCGGTGGGGGTACTGGGTATCTTGATTTATCAGTGCAATAATCATAGATCATGTGGTTGAGACGAACCCATCTGTATCTTCTTGCTTCCATGGCGGTGAGGGCTTGATAATTATTTGCCTCCCACCAGTTACCTGGGTTCGAGGCACAGTTTGCTGGTCCAGGAACTGGGCAGCCCTCAATATCAAAGTCTCTGTAATAAGCATAAAAAGGAGCTTTGCTCCAATCTATTTTCTCTAGACCACCTCTTGTTGCCCAGTCATCTGCTTCCCACAGCGTCGAATACACCCCCATGGGTTG
This window contains:
- the LOC102612512 gene encoding uncharacterized protein LOC102612512 isoform X2, with the protein product MRTESTFGSRIVFHFFSSGNQMEQSRCRESADSSSFSRSVYSEIEEVGWEHLVRLSEDLKFLSFRVIDKKGRVHCMEIQLDKNYPRSPPSISADVPYIFNLKWSRKSRLKDLLQQFREHLEKLQEIWNILDEIDKSLWVIDLKNPSRANVCRQVNLGYNCIIMLSIHIDDPSSLPECRFMGSDPMVNSLRKTWQRNSKRWNKDKPFVENVANLLETQLPRPPEHENNYQQVECGICYAQFLPIDEELGAKSGGGTDYTCDNSSCSKAFHSVCLGDWLRSITTTRQSYDVLFGNCPYCSEPVAVKISIARKA
- the LOC102612512 gene encoding uncharacterized protein LOC102612512 isoform X4 translates to MEIQLDKNYPRSPPSISADVPYIFNLKWSRKSRLKDLLQQFREHLEKLQEIWNILDEIDKSLWVIDLKNPSRANVCRQVNLGYNCIIMLSIHIDDPSSLPECRFMGSDPMVNSLRKTWQRNSKRWNKDKPFVENVANLLETQLPRPPEHENNYQQVECGICYAQFLPIDEELGAKSGGGTDYTCDNSSCSKAFHSVCLGDWLRSITTTRQSYDVLFGNCPYCSEPVAVKISIARKA
- the LOC102612512 gene encoding uncharacterized protein LOC102612512 isoform X1; protein product: MRTESTFGSRIVFHFFSSGNQMEQSRCRESADSSSFSRSVYSEIEEVGWEHLVRLSEDLKFLSFRVIARDKKGRVHCMEIQLDKNYPRSPPSISADVPYIFNLKWSRKSRLKDLLQQFREHLEKLQEIWNILDEIDKSLWVIDLKNPSRANVCRQVNLGYNCIIMLSIHIDDPSSLPECRFMGSDPMVNSLRKTWQRNSKRWNKDKPFVENVANLLETQLPRPPEHENNYQQVECGICYAQFLPIDEELGAKSGGGTDYTCDNSSCSKAFHSVCLGDWLRSITTTRQSYDVLFGNCPYCSEPVAVKISIARKA
- the LOC102612512 gene encoding uncharacterized protein LOC102612512 isoform X3, whose protein sequence is MRTESTFGSRIVFHFFSSGNQMEQSRCRESADSSSFSRSVYSEIEEVGWEHLVRLSEDLKFLSFRVIARDKKGRVHCMEIQLDKNYPRSPPSISADVPYIFNLKWSRKSRLKDLLQQFREHLEKLQEIWNILDEIDKSLWVIDLKNPSRANVCRQVNLGYNCIIMLSIHIDDPSSLPECRFMGSDPMVNSLRKTWQRNSKRWNKDKPFVENVANLLETQLPRPPEHENNYQQVEYEELGAKSGGGTDYTCDNSSCSKAFHSVCLGDWLRSITTTRQSYDVLFGNCPYCSEPVAVKISIARKA